In Macrobrachium nipponense isolate FS-2020 chromosome 13, ASM1510439v2, whole genome shotgun sequence, the DNA window GTTTGAGCTGAAAATGGCAATTCCCCAAATCAACAGCTGAGATGGTAAACTCAAAGTAAATGCCTATTGTATTCGAACTGTTAGGATTGCTTGTTATAATTAACAGAACGATTGCGGGTGTgacatacatgtacgtacgtcTCTACTTTTTCGGCCAAATGTTCTTCGCCCAAATTTCCCTTCTGCCAAATGTCCatcggccaaatgtccgtcgTTCAAATGTCCATCTGCCAAATGTCCATCGGCCAAATGTCCCTTCAGCCAAATATCCatcggccaaatgtccgtcgaCCAAATGTCCCTTCAGCCAAATATCCATCGGCCAAATGTCCGTCAGCCAAATGTccgtcggccaaatgtccgtcgaCCAAATGTCCCTTCAGCCAAATATCCatcggccaaatgtccgtcgaCCAAATGTCCCTTCAGCCAAATGTccgtcggccaaatgtccgtcgaCCAAACCCTTCGGCCAAATGTCCatcggccaaatgtccgtcgaccaaatgtccatcggccaaatgtccgtcgaCCAAACCCTTCAGCCAAATGTCCGTCGACCAAATGTCCatcggccaaatgtccgtcgaccaaacccttcggccaaatgtccgtcggccaaatgtccgtcgaCCAAATGTCCGTCGACCAAACCCTTCGGCCAAATGTCCatcggccaaatgtccgtcgaCCAAATGTCCATCGGCTAAATGTCCGTCGACCAAACCCTTCAGCCAAATGTCCGTCGGCCAAATATCCGTCGACCAAATGTCACTTCAGCCAAATGTCCGTCGGCCAAATGTCCCTTCAGCCAAATGTCCGTCGGCCAAATATCCGTCGGCAAAATGTCCCTTCCGCCAAATGTCCGTCGGCCAAATGTCCCTTCAGCCAAATGTccgtcggccaaatgtccgtcggCCAAATGTCCCTTCAGCCAAATGTCCGTCGGCCAAATGTCCCTTCGCCAAATGTCCGTCGGCCAAATATCCGTCGGCCAATGTCCCTCAGCCAAATATCCatcggccaaatgtccgtcggCCAAATGTCCCTTCAGCCAAATATCCatcggccaaatgtccgtcgaCCAAATGTCCCTTCAGCCAAATATCCatcggccaaatgtccgtcgaCCAAATGTCCGTTACCAAATATCCCTTCAGCCAAATGTCCGTCAACCAAATGTCCCTTCAGCAAATATCCAATCGGCCAAATGTCCAGTCCGAACCACCAAACCcttcggccaaatgtccgtcgaccaaatgtccatcggccaaatgtccgtcgaCCAAACCCTTCGGCCAAATGTCCatcggccaaatgtccgtcgaccaaatgtccatcggc includes these proteins:
- the LOC135225303 gene encoding periaxin-like, which encodes MSIGQMSVVQMSICQMSIGQMSLQPNIHRPNVRRPNVPSAKYPSAKCPSAKCPSAKCPSTKCPFSQISIGQMSVDQMSLQPNVRRPNVRRPNPSAKCPSAKCPSTKCPSAKCPSTKPFSQMSVDQMSIGQMSVDQTLRPNVRRPNVRRPNVRRPNPSAKCPSAKCPSTKCPSAKCPSTKPFSQMSVGQISVDQMSLQPNVRRPNVPSAKCPSAKYPSAKCPFRQMSVGQMSLQPNVRRPNVRRPNVPSAKCPSAKCPFAKCPSAKYPSANVPQPNIHRPNVRRPNVPSAKYPSAKCPSTKCPFSQISIGQMSVDQMSVTKYPFSQMSVNQMSLQQISNRPNVQSEPPNPSAKCPSTKCPSAKCPSTKPFGQMSIGQMSVDQMSIGQMSVAQTLRPNFRRPNVPSAKCPSAKYPSTKCPFSQMSVGHPNVPSAKCQSGQMSLQQMSVGQMSFGQMSVGQMSVGQMSLQPNVRRPNVPSAKCPSAKCPSAKCPSAKCPFSQMSFSQMSVGQMSLQPNVPSAKCPFSQMSVGQMSVGQMSFSQMSVAKCPSAKMSVGQMSLQPNVLQPMSVGQMSVGQMSLQPNVPSAQCPSAKRPSAKRPPAKCPFGQMSVDQMSLRPNVRRPNVPSAKCPLGQITLRPNVPSAKCPSAKCPSCQMSLRPLQKSVSKMSIGQISVD